One genomic window of Sphingobacterium oryzagri includes the following:
- a CDS encoding lactonase family protein, whose amino-acid sequence MRTFFTFLFTCFMLQTIAQEIPMFVGTYTNKGSQGIYLYMFNTEAGEAMLSANTAAEDPSFLSRSKDGKMVYAVKERDDSTASLSAFAFNGDGLSFVNTLPTDGGAPCHVVVSKKYPLALVSNYSGGSLSVFKLEDNGALGAQIQHIQQEGTGPNKDRQEASHVHSAFFSADEKHVFVQNLGTDKITIYRVEKEKDTYKLSEESQIATPAGGGPRHLVLDAKEKNLYVLLEMTAQIAHYTKEGNTWKLQDTVSINDAAFAGKNGAAEIKFSPDFKFIYASNRGDANSIALFQVDKNGNLHQSKVYSTNGKEPRNFNISPDGRFLLVANQSTDDITVFKRDVRTGELTDTAKSIAVPTPVCIIF is encoded by the coding sequence ATGAGAACGTTTTTTACATTTTTATTTACTTGTTTTATGCTTCAAACGATAGCGCAGGAAATTCCTATGTTCGTAGGCACCTACACGAACAAAGGTAGTCAGGGAATTTATCTATACATGTTTAATACGGAAGCTGGTGAAGCCATGTTGTCAGCTAATACGGCTGCTGAAGATCCTTCTTTTTTATCTCGTTCCAAAGACGGCAAGATGGTCTATGCGGTAAAAGAACGGGATGATAGCACCGCATCACTTTCCGCCTTTGCTTTTAACGGTGATGGACTTTCCTTTGTGAATACGTTACCCACAGATGGCGGCGCTCCCTGCCATGTTGTGGTTTCCAAAAAATATCCGCTTGCGTTGGTTTCCAATTATAGTGGAGGCTCGCTTAGTGTCTTTAAACTGGAAGACAATGGCGCACTAGGCGCACAAATTCAACATATACAACAGGAGGGAACTGGACCAAACAAAGACCGCCAAGAGGCTTCGCATGTGCATTCGGCGTTTTTTAGTGCCGATGAAAAACATGTTTTTGTCCAAAATCTAGGAACCGATAAAATCACGATCTACCGGGTGGAAAAAGAAAAGGATACCTATAAATTGTCGGAAGAAAGCCAAATCGCTACGCCAGCAGGTGGTGGGCCACGCCATCTTGTGCTTGATGCTAAAGAAAAGAATCTTTACGTGCTGTTGGAGATGACAGCACAGATTGCACATTATACGAAAGAAGGTAATACGTGGAAATTGCAAGATACCGTTTCGATAAATGATGCTGCTTTTGCCGGCAAAAATGGTGCTGCTGAAATTAAATTTTCGCCCGATTTCAAATTTATCTACGCGAGTAATAGAGGCGATGCGAATAGTATTGCATTATTTCAGGTAGATAAAAATGGTAACTTGCATCAATCAAAGGTATACTCGACGAACGGAAAAGAACCGCGCAATTTTAATATTTCACCTGATGGTCGTTTTCTTTTGGTTGCCAACCAATCAACCGATGACATCACAGTATTTAAGCGAGATGTGCGTACAGGTGAGCTAACTGATACAGCGAAGTCTATTGCTGTGCCGACACCGGTATGCATCATTTTTTAA
- the der gene encoding ribosome biogenesis GTPase Der, which yields MANIVAIVGRPNVGKSTLFNRLTESRKAIVDDFSGVTRDRHYETAEWIGKKFTVIDTGGFVHGSDDIFEEAIRDQVHIAIEEASVIVFMVDVTTGITDLDDEIADLLRRSSKPVYVVANKVDHAKLHHDSAEFYAFGLGEIFNISSATGSGTGELLDAVVSNFPEQEEEEDDALPKIAIVGRPNVGKSSLTNALLGVDRNIVTDIAGTTRDSIRIHYNQFGHEFLLIDTAGLRRKAKVNEDIEFYSVMRTIKALEDSDVVVLMLDANDGIEAQDINIFHLAEKNKKGVMIVVNKWDTIEKDHKTAKEFEAKIKEKIAPFTDVPVVFTSVTEKQRIFKVVETAMEVFKNKTKKVSTSKLNDVMLSVIENYPPPSTKGKYIKIKYATQLPGRSPMFAFFCNLPQYIKDPYKRFVENKLRDNFDFKGVPIQIFFRQK from the coding sequence ATGGCAAATATCGTTGCAATCGTAGGGCGTCCAAACGTTGGAAAGTCCACTTTATTTAATCGTTTAACAGAGAGTAGAAAAGCTATTGTTGATGACTTTAGCGGGGTTACTCGCGATCGCCATTACGAAACGGCAGAATGGATCGGTAAAAAATTCACCGTAATCGATACGGGTGGATTTGTCCATGGATCCGACGATATATTCGAAGAAGCCATTCGTGATCAGGTACACATCGCCATAGAAGAAGCATCCGTTATTGTATTTATGGTAGACGTCACTACCGGTATTACCGATCTGGATGATGAAATTGCCGACTTATTACGTCGTAGCTCAAAGCCGGTTTACGTAGTTGCGAATAAAGTAGACCATGCTAAACTTCACCACGATTCGGCAGAGTTTTACGCATTTGGCTTAGGTGAAATTTTTAATATCTCTTCGGCAACCGGATCTGGTACAGGTGAGTTATTGGATGCGGTGGTTTCAAATTTCCCGGAGCAAGAGGAGGAAGAAGACGATGCGCTACCGAAGATTGCTATTGTTGGTCGTCCGAATGTGGGAAAATCGTCATTAACTAATGCACTTCTCGGTGTTGACAGAAATATTGTAACAGATATAGCCGGTACAACCCGTGATTCTATTCGTATTCACTACAATCAATTTGGTCATGAGTTTTTGTTGATCGATACTGCCGGATTACGGCGCAAAGCAAAAGTGAATGAAGATATCGAGTTTTATTCGGTTATGCGTACCATCAAAGCATTGGAAGATTCAGACGTAGTGGTTTTGATGCTTGATGCTAATGATGGTATTGAAGCACAAGACATCAATATCTTTCACTTAGCCGAAAAAAATAAAAAAGGCGTGATGATCGTCGTGAACAAATGGGATACGATCGAAAAAGATCACAAAACGGCGAAAGAGTTTGAAGCCAAAATCAAGGAGAAAATCGCTCCTTTTACCGATGTACCAGTCGTGTTTACCTCCGTTACAGAAAAGCAGCGTATTTTCAAAGTTGTAGAGACTGCAATGGAAGTTTTTAAAAATAAAACCAAAAAAGTGAGCACATCAAAATTAAATGATGTGATGCTTAGCGTTATCGAAAACTACCCACCGCCATCCACTAAAGGAAAATACATTAAAATAAAATATGCTACGCAGTTACCGGGCAGATCGCCTATGTTTGCGTTCTTCTGTAATCTTCCGCAATATATTAAAGATCCTTATAAGCGATTTGTGGAAAATAAACTTCGCGATAACTTCGATTTCAAAGGCGTGCCTATTCAAATATTTTTTAGACAAAAGTAA
- a CDS encoding type II toxin-antitoxin system VapC family toxin has translation MAAQRVICDTDVLIEFFDEKKSRHQHSVSRLESIGVDNILISALTKMELIKGTASKEHSQQVAKNLKRLDTVLLNTAITLRAIELVNTYHLSHGLAIPDAFIAATALETDISLFTYNVRDFKFIKGLKLFS, from the coding sequence ATGGCGGCGCAAAGAGTGATTTGTGACACCGATGTCCTAATTGAATTCTTCGACGAAAAGAAAAGTCGACATCAGCACAGCGTTTCCCGGCTAGAATCGATCGGCGTTGATAATATTCTTATCTCTGCTCTTACAAAGATGGAGCTTATCAAAGGTACGGCCAGCAAAGAACACAGCCAACAAGTTGCGAAAAATCTAAAGAGGCTAGATACCGTTCTCCTCAATACAGCGATCACGCTTCGAGCCATTGAACTGGTCAACACCTACCACCTCAGTCATGGATTAGCTATACCCGATGCTTTTATTGCTGCAACTGCATTAGAGACTGATATCAGCTTGTTTACTTACAACGTACGAGATTTTAAGTTTATTAAAGGTTTAAAATTGTTTTCTTAA
- a CDS encoding Na+/H+ antiporter subunit E, which produces MIKNFLMNLLLSGIWVALSGSMYYTNFLFGFMLGFFVLWIMNRNETDQRYFYRVPKIISFIFYFLYEVVKANVQVAFDVVTPKYFFKPGIVKYPLNASTDFEINLLSTMLSLTPGTLILDISEDKKTIYIHVMYLTDPETFVRQTKTGLERRLLAILR; this is translated from the coding sequence ATGATTAAGAATTTTTTGATGAACCTGCTTTTATCGGGCATTTGGGTAGCACTCTCCGGCTCGATGTATTATACAAATTTTCTATTCGGCTTTATGTTAGGCTTTTTCGTCTTATGGATCATGAATAGAAACGAAACGGATCAACGATATTTTTATCGCGTCCCAAAAATCATCAGTTTCATTTTCTATTTTCTATATGAAGTGGTGAAAGCCAATGTGCAGGTAGCTTTTGACGTGGTGACGCCGAAGTATTTTTTCAAACCGGGTATTGTAAAGTATCCGTTAAATGCATCGACTGATTTTGAGATTAATCTCTTGAGCACGATGTTATCTCTGACACCAGGCACACTCATATTAGACATCAGTGAAGACAAAAAAACCATCTATATACACGTGATGTATCTCACAGATCCGGAAACATTTGTCAGGCAAACGAAAACAGGATTGGAAAGAAGACTTTTAGCGATTTTACGATGA
- the cysS gene encoding cysteine--tRNA ligase, translated as MENNLVLYNTLTRTKEKFEPLNAPFVGMYVCGPTVYSDVHLGNCRTFVSFDLIFRYLLHMGFKVRYVRNITDAGHLEGDRDEGDDKFAKKAKLEQLEPMEIVQKYTLGFHEVLRLFNTLPPSIEPTATGHISEQIEMVKQIIDNGFAYEANGTVYFDVEKYVKKHDYTVLTNRKLEDMLNNTRELGGQDEKRGRLDFALWIKAKPEHIMRWPAPWSVGFPGWHIECSAMSSKYLGAQFDIHGGGMDLAATHHTNEIAQSEACNHVHPAKYWMHTNMLTVNGARMSKSAGNGFLPHELFTGKHPLLNRGYSPMAVRFFMMQAHYRSTLDFSNDALDAADKGYKRLMSAIALLDKIKANTSGAIDFDLAALEQRCYAAMNDDFNSPVLIAELFEVVRFINAAYDNKAKINAETITALQSFMTVFVGDILGIKDDLLGSDTDNMEELMQIIIKIRNEAKANKDFTTSDRIREELTNVGIQLKDSKDGTLWNKI; from the coding sequence ATGGAAAACAACCTTGTTCTTTACAACACGTTAACACGAACCAAAGAAAAGTTTGAACCTTTAAATGCTCCCTTTGTCGGGATGTATGTATGCGGACCTACGGTCTATAGCGATGTACATTTAGGAAACTGTCGGACGTTTGTTTCATTCGACCTGATCTTTCGCTATTTGCTGCATATGGGTTTCAAAGTGCGCTACGTACGTAACATAACGGATGCTGGGCATTTGGAAGGCGATCGTGATGAAGGGGACGACAAGTTTGCGAAAAAAGCGAAGCTCGAACAGCTTGAGCCGATGGAAATCGTGCAGAAATATACGCTGGGCTTTCACGAAGTGCTGCGGCTTTTCAATACCTTGCCGCCCAGCATTGAGCCAACCGCTACCGGACATATTTCGGAGCAAATCGAGATGGTGAAACAGATCATCGACAACGGTTTTGCTTACGAGGCGAATGGCACCGTGTATTTCGATGTAGAAAAATATGTTAAAAAGCATGATTATACAGTATTGACCAATCGCAAGTTGGAAGATATGCTGAATAATACACGTGAACTTGGTGGGCAAGATGAAAAGCGCGGTCGATTGGATTTCGCCCTGTGGATCAAGGCAAAACCGGAACACATTATGCGTTGGCCTGCGCCTTGGAGCGTTGGTTTTCCAGGTTGGCATATCGAATGTTCGGCCATGAGCAGCAAATATCTTGGAGCGCAGTTTGATATACACGGCGGTGGAATGGATTTAGCAGCCACGCACCATACCAACGAGATTGCGCAGTCAGAAGCCTGCAACCATGTACACCCGGCAAAATACTGGATGCACACCAACATGCTTACGGTAAATGGCGCAAGAATGTCTAAATCTGCCGGAAATGGTTTTTTACCGCATGAATTGTTTACCGGCAAACATCCGTTGTTAAATCGGGGATACTCGCCCATGGCGGTGCGTTTTTTTATGATGCAAGCGCATTACCGCAGCACCTTGGATTTTTCGAATGATGCGTTAGATGCGGCGGATAAAGGATATAAACGGTTGATGAGCGCTATCGCTTTGCTCGACAAAATAAAGGCAAATACGTCCGGTGCAATCGATTTTGATCTTGCTGCGCTTGAGCAACGGTGTTACGCTGCCATGAACGACGATTTCAATAGCCCTGTACTGATAGCCGAGCTGTTTGAAGTGGTTCGTTTTATCAATGCAGCTTACGATAATAAAGCAAAAATCAATGCCGAAACCATTACGGCTTTGCAATCGTTTATGACTGTTTTTGTAGGTGATATCTTGGGTATTAAAGATGATCTGCTTGGGTCTGATACCGATAATATGGAAGAACTTATGCAAATTATCATTAAGATCAGAAACGAAGCGAAGGCAAATAAAGATTTTACCACATCAGATCGCATCCGCGAGGAACTTACAAACGTTGGTATTCAGCTGAAAGATAGCAAGGACGGCACACTTTGGAATAAGATTTGA
- a CDS encoding monovalent cation/H+ antiporter complex subunit F produces MITLETYFDYVILPVLAISVMLVFIRLFKGPSVVDRVIALDLIITTGIGIITVYSIRTNQKVFLDVAIILALIAFLGTVAFAYYIEKQKDD; encoded by the coding sequence ATGATTACATTAGAGACCTATTTTGATTACGTTATATTGCCCGTTTTAGCCATCTCGGTTATGCTGGTATTTATACGGCTGTTCAAAGGACCATCGGTAGTCGATCGCGTCATCGCGTTGGACCTTATTATCACCACAGGAATTGGCATCATAACCGTATACAGTATTCGCACCAACCAAAAAGTATTTCTGGATGTTGCGATTATCCTGGCACTAATCGCCTTTTTAGGTACGGTAGCATTTGCATATTACATAGAAAAACAAAAAGATGATTGA
- a CDS encoding DUF4440 domain-containing protein: protein MKITKLYPFVAILALSALIFNAHAQLPDKVGGLIRADRTAANISKTSSPHDALMSIVDKESTLYVPSPVNAINYLNNRPNIPDVMTWQPNFALVSKSLDWGVTSGPMEFQKMGAIKRYGQYLTVWRRDRKGNWKIHIRTEVENYGKAPKSDLVYYEPDDSWYLKHRSKVRLQQREEVVTQSDELFSTVLKANNEAGFNEFLADDVRYYYPWEAEIEGKKNVLAFLKKKRIEITTDPSGVGRAYSGEYAYTSGTATVRSKEKVVKFNYVRIWQLKDDYQWRVIVEMMFER, encoded by the coding sequence ATGAAGATAACTAAACTGTATCCTTTTGTCGCTATTTTGGCGCTTAGTGCCTTAATTTTTAATGCGCATGCGCAACTTCCCGATAAGGTGGGCGGCCTAATTAGGGCAGATCGTACAGCGGCTAATATCTCCAAAACGAGCAGTCCGCACGACGCATTGATGTCTATTGTCGATAAAGAATCTACGCTATACGTTCCGTCTCCGGTAAATGCCATAAACTATTTAAATAACCGGCCAAATATTCCGGATGTCATGACCTGGCAACCGAATTTCGCACTGGTATCCAAAAGTCTGGATTGGGGCGTAACGTCTGGCCCGATGGAGTTCCAAAAGATGGGCGCGATAAAACGTTATGGACAATATCTTACAGTGTGGCGTCGAGATAGAAAAGGTAATTGGAAGATACATATCCGTACCGAAGTGGAAAATTACGGAAAGGCTCCAAAGTCGGATTTGGTGTATTATGAGCCTGATGATTCCTGGTATTTAAAACACCGTTCGAAGGTTCGTTTGCAACAGCGTGAAGAAGTCGTCACGCAGAGTGACGAATTATTTTCTACGGTGCTCAAAGCAAACAATGAGGCGGGCTTTAACGAGTTTTTGGCGGATGACGTGCGTTACTATTACCCTTGGGAAGCAGAGATTGAAGGGAAGAAAAATGTACTTGCCTTTTTGAAGAAAAAACGGATCGAAATCACCACAGATCCGTCTGGCGTGGGCCGTGCTTACAGTGGTGAATATGCTTATACCTCAGGCACGGCAACAGTCCGTTCCAAAGAGAAAGTGGTGAAGTTTAATTATGTCCGCATTTGGCAATTGAAAGATGATTATCAATGGCGGGTTATTGTAGAAATGATGTTCGAACGTTAA
- the mnhG gene encoding monovalent cation/H(+) antiporter subunit G codes for MIEIILAILSTIGALSILFASIGILRMPDFYLRLSVTVKASTLGVGLFLICAAIMFPDVSVTTKAIAIIFFLIITAPIAAHMIARAAYFTDTPLWKDTVIDELAGMYNKETHELESEEEAATENKDNEPNIAKTDEETE; via the coding sequence ATGATTGAGATTATACTAGCAATTTTAAGTACAATAGGCGCTCTTTCTATTTTATTTGCGTCTATCGGAATTTTACGCATGCCGGATTTTTACCTTCGTCTGTCCGTAACCGTAAAAGCATCTACGCTAGGCGTTGGTCTATTTTTGATCTGCGCAGCGATTATGTTCCCCGATGTTTCGGTCACCACGAAAGCTATCGCAATCATATTCTTCTTGATTATTACCGCGCCGATTGCTGCGCACATGATTGCTCGCGCCGCATACTTTACCGACACGCCGCTATGGAAAGATACCGTGATTGATGAACTTGCGGGTATGTATAACAAAGAAACGCACGAACTGGAAAGCGAGGAGGAAGCGGCAACGGAAAATAAGGATAATGAACCGAACATTGCCAAGACCGATGAGGAAACGGAATAA
- a CDS encoding peptidylprolyl isomerase gives MMKKYIHLLGTIVMAICCLQTAIAQGRLVDRVVATVGSSIILQSDIEMQYAQYLAQGEKPNDDMKCYLLQQLVTQKLLSQQAMIDSIEVSEAEVDDNLNRRMQVMVRQAGGKERLEEFLNRSLLQYKEEMRPNISEQLKAQKMQQNIVSAINVTPQEVKAYYTGLNQDSLPYFNTEVEVGEIVINPVLTKEEKEQFKLKAEGYRNQVINGSDFGTVARLYSEDGSAPYGGELGFATRDSYVKEFSAMAFKLKEGEVSPVFETMYGFHFLQVLQRRGEEVNVRHVLIKTKPTSSSLQRAKAKIDSIYDKVEQGRLSFHSAASAYSDNNETKYTGGMIVNEEDRSALIPMDKLDRETFTAIDPLTVGQYSKSFLSKDRTGNQIYKFMYLKSRVAPHKASMEQDFAKIQEAATQDKVNRKLSEWFEARKENTFIDINPDFLTCDELKLWVTKDESIAQK, from the coding sequence ATGATGAAAAAATACATACATTTATTAGGCACCATCGTGATGGCCATTTGCTGTCTACAGACGGCAATAGCCCAAGGTAGATTGGTAGACCGTGTGGTGGCGACTGTAGGCTCCAGTATTATCTTGCAATCGGATATCGAAATGCAATATGCTCAATACCTGGCGCAAGGCGAGAAACCAAATGACGATATGAAATGCTATCTGTTGCAGCAGTTGGTCACCCAAAAGCTGTTGTCGCAACAAGCGATGATCGACTCCATCGAAGTTTCCGAAGCGGAGGTTGATGATAACTTAAACAGAAGAATGCAGGTGATGGTAAGGCAGGCTGGCGGTAAAGAACGCCTAGAAGAGTTCTTAAATCGTTCGCTTTTGCAATATAAAGAAGAAATGCGGCCAAACATTTCCGAGCAATTAAAGGCACAAAAGATGCAGCAAAACATTGTCTCGGCAATCAATGTAACGCCGCAAGAGGTAAAAGCCTATTATACTGGTCTGAACCAGGATAGCTTACCTTACTTCAACACCGAAGTTGAAGTAGGCGAGATTGTCATCAATCCGGTATTAACCAAAGAAGAAAAAGAGCAATTTAAACTAAAAGCAGAGGGATATCGCAATCAAGTAATCAATGGATCTGACTTTGGTACGGTTGCACGTCTTTATTCCGAAGATGGTTCGGCTCCTTATGGCGGTGAACTCGGGTTTGCTACCCGTGATAGCTACGTCAAGGAATTTTCGGCGATGGCTTTTAAGCTAAAAGAGGGAGAAGTGTCTCCCGTATTCGAAACGATGTACGGTTTTCACTTCTTGCAGGTGCTTCAACGCCGTGGAGAAGAGGTTAACGTGCGCCACGTGCTTATCAAGACAAAACCAACGAGCTCAAGTTTGCAACGTGCGAAAGCAAAAATTGACAGTATTTATGACAAGGTGGAACAGGGACGCTTAAGTTTTCACTCCGCCGCTTCCGCTTATTCGGATAACAACGAAACGAAGTATACGGGTGGTATGATTGTTAACGAAGAAGATCGATCTGCTTTGATTCCGATGGATAAATTAGATAGAGAAACGTTTACGGCTATCGATCCGCTTACCGTCGGTCAATATTCGAAATCTTTCCTTTCAAAAGATCGCACGGGTAACCAGATTTACAAATTTATGTACCTGAAATCACGTGTCGCGCCACATAAAGCAAGCATGGAGCAGGATTTTGCGAAAATTCAGGAAGCTGCGACGCAAGATAAGGTAAATCGAAAGCTTAGTGAATGGTTTGAAGCAAGAAAAGAAAATACATTTATTGATATCAATCCGGACTTTTTAACCTGCGATGAGCTCAAGCTCTGGGTAACGAAGGATGAAAGTATTGCACAGAAATAA
- a CDS encoding RagB/SusD family nutrient uptake outer membrane protein — MMKIINKILYGLASIALLAGCSLDKEPFTALTNESIENTPGALEALNLGNYQRLKSWVENWHRVTEYPGDNVALSGTTTDNLFYNYNYQRIVNNGRVNSYWENSYRIIAGVNSLLAQVEEGTDAATDQIIAENLYLRGMMYFYLVNVFGRPYNQDPTTNLAVPLQLSADPFEVNARNTVAEVYAQIEQDLLRAEQLFTNYRGNIYGSIYAAQALLARVYLYTGDNASAIEYANKVLNAGQFSLLSGANYTQIATAAPENNPETIFAIKFVQDIDYPDNGWYTIGSMYATIDGAGWGEMYASRSYLEEVRKYPEDVRYNFIRPVVVNENELHAYYVTDNYQYASVIVTQNGSDYMYTDGGTTRMLTKRSNGAGAYQYFITIAGRERSVLIDRRLDNRNGHLKYFILKCSGQQGQAHLWSPVILRLSEMYLVRAEANAKLGNTAAALEDVNVIRRRAGIPAGGLWTTANLDGKTALDVVLAERKLEFAWEGHRKFDVFRNGYTLDRRYPGTHIANTNSFLTVEPSSTAIVEFIPEQQIVLSNGILTQNQ; from the coding sequence ATGATGAAAATTATTAATAAAATACTATATGGACTTGCGAGCATCGCATTGCTTGCAGGTTGTTCCCTAGATAAAGAGCCTTTTACGGCATTGACCAATGAATCCATCGAGAATACGCCTGGCGCATTAGAAGCATTAAATTTAGGAAACTACCAAAGACTGAAAAGTTGGGTTGAAAATTGGCATCGCGTTACCGAGTATCCCGGAGACAATGTAGCCCTTAGCGGCACAACCACGGATAATCTGTTTTATAATTATAATTATCAACGCATTGTCAATAATGGCAGGGTGAATAGTTATTGGGAAAACTCCTATCGTATTATTGCTGGTGTCAATTCGCTATTGGCGCAGGTGGAGGAGGGGACAGATGCTGCAACCGATCAAATTATTGCGGAGAACCTCTATTTACGCGGAATGATGTACTTTTATCTGGTAAATGTTTTTGGAAGACCTTATAATCAAGATCCTACAACCAATCTCGCTGTGCCATTGCAGTTAAGTGCCGATCCTTTTGAAGTCAATGCGCGAAATACCGTGGCCGAGGTGTATGCACAAATTGAGCAAGATCTACTTCGCGCCGAGCAATTGTTTACCAATTACCGAGGAAACATCTACGGGAGTATTTATGCCGCCCAAGCGTTATTAGCGCGCGTCTATTTGTACACGGGCGACAATGCTAGCGCTATAGAATATGCAAATAAAGTGCTGAATGCTGGACAATTCTCCTTATTAAGCGGTGCAAATTATACACAGATTGCTACAGCTGCTCCGGAGAACAATCCTGAAACAATTTTTGCCATCAAGTTTGTACAAGATATTGACTACCCAGATAACGGCTGGTACACGATTGGATCGATGTATGCGACGATCGATGGGGCAGGTTGGGGCGAAATGTATGCGTCTCGAAGCTACCTGGAAGAGGTGCGCAAATATCCGGAAGATGTGAGGTACAATTTTATTAGACCAGTAGTTGTCAATGAAAACGAATTGCACGCTTACTACGTGACGGATAATTATCAATACGCAAGTGTTATCGTGACGCAAAACGGTAGCGATTACATGTATACAGATGGCGGAACCACTAGAATGTTGACAAAACGATCAAACGGTGCGGGGGCCTATCAGTATTTTATCACGATTGCCGGGCGAGAACGAAGCGTGCTTATCGATCGCCGGCTGGACAATAGAAATGGACATCTTAAATATTTTATCTTAAAATGTTCTGGTCAGCAAGGGCAAGCGCATTTGTGGTCGCCGGTTATTTTACGCTTGTCAGAAATGTACCTTGTGCGTGCAGAAGCGAATGCAAAGTTGGGTAACACGGCAGCGGCATTGGAAGATGTGAACGTGATTAGACGACGTGCAGGAATTCCGGCGGGTGGCCTCTGGACAACAGCTAATCTCGACGGTAAGACGGCGTTAGATGTAGTTTTAGCTGAACGTAAATTGGAATTTGCCTGGGAGGGTCATCGGAAGTTTGACGTATTTAGAAATGGTTATACGCTCGATCGAAGATATCCGGGCACGCACATCGCCAATACCAATTCATTTTTGACAGTTGAACCGTCGTCAACTGCCATCGTGGAGTTTATTCCTGAACAACAGATTGTTTTGAGTAATGGCATATTGACGCAAAACCAGTAG